A genome region from Leptospiraceae bacterium includes the following:
- a CDS encoding aconitate hydratase: MAFDIEMIKSLYSKMGARIDAARKVVGRPLTLSEKILYSHLWDGDAKTAFERGKSYVDFAPDRVAMQDATAQMALLQFMQAGRKKVAVPSTVHCDHLIEAKVGSDADLSIANEKNREVYDFLKSVSNKYGIGFWKPGAGIIHQVVLENYAFPGGMMIGTDSHTVNAGGLGMIAIGVGGADACDVMSGLAWELKFPKLIGVKLTGKLNGWTSPKDVILKVAGILTVKGGTGAIVEYFGEGAIAMSCTGKGTIANMGAEIGATTSTFGYDDSMSRYLKSTGRADVAALADGVKQHLTADPEVYVDPAKYFDQLIEINLSELEPHLNGPFTPDLATPISKMKEAALANGWPTKIEVGLIGSCTNSSYEDISRSVSLAKQASEKSLVPKAEFTITPGSEQVRYTIERDGFIDVFNKIGAKVFANACGPCIGQWARAGAEKAEKNTIVHSFNRNFAKRADGNPNTYAFVGSPELVTALAIAGDLTFNPLTDSLKNEKGEMVKLDPPYGDELPAKGFDVKDAGYQEPVADGSGVQVAVSPTSDRLQLLDSFPVWEGTDLKGLKLLIKAKGKCTTDHISMAGPWLKYRGHLDNISNNMLIGAVNFFNEKTDNVKNQLTGSYDAVPKVQRAYKAANVGSIVVGDENYGEGSSREHAAMEPRFLGVRAILVKSFARIHETNLKKQGMLALTFANKDDYAKILEDDAIDIVGLTSFKEGVPLTLVLNHKDGSKEEIKVNHTYNASQIEWFKAGSALNIIKAEQK; encoded by the coding sequence ATGGCATTTGATATAGAAATGATTAAAAGTTTATATTCCAAAATGGGCGCTCGTATTGACGCAGCTCGTAAGGTAGTCGGTAGACCTCTCACTCTTTCCGAAAAAATTCTTTATTCCCACTTATGGGACGGCGATGCAAAGACTGCGTTTGAGCGTGGAAAATCGTATGTGGATTTTGCCCCTGATCGTGTGGCGATGCAAGATGCGACTGCACAAATGGCTTTATTACAATTTATGCAAGCTGGACGTAAGAAGGTTGCAGTTCCTTCTACTGTTCATTGTGACCATTTGATCGAAGCAAAAGTTGGCTCGGATGCTGACTTGTCGATTGCAAATGAAAAAAACCGCGAAGTTTATGACTTCCTGAAATCCGTTTCCAATAAGTATGGAATTGGATTTTGGAAACCGGGTGCTGGTATTATCCACCAAGTTGTTTTAGAAAATTACGCATTCCCCGGTGGGATGATGATTGGAACAGACTCACACACAGTAAACGCTGGTGGACTTGGTATGATTGCCATTGGAGTTGGTGGAGCGGATGCCTGCGACGTGATGAGTGGTCTTGCATGGGAATTAAAATTTCCGAAGCTAATCGGTGTTAAACTCACTGGTAAGTTAAATGGTTGGACTTCTCCAAAAGACGTAATCTTAAAAGTTGCCGGAATTCTGACAGTTAAAGGTGGAACCGGTGCGATTGTAGAATATTTTGGTGAAGGCGCGATTGCAATGTCTTGCACTGGTAAAGGAACGATTGCCAATATGGGTGCCGAAATTGGGGCAACTACTTCTACATTCGGATACGATGACTCCATGTCTCGTTATTTAAAATCTACCGGTCGTGCGGATGTCGCGGCACTTGCTGACGGAGTTAAACAACACTTAACCGCAGACCCAGAAGTTTATGTTGATCCAGCAAAATACTTTGACCAACTAATCGAAATTAACCTCTCTGAATTAGAGCCTCACTTAAACGGACCGTTTACTCCTGACTTAGCAACTCCTATTTCTAAAATGAAAGAAGCAGCTCTTGCAAATGGCTGGCCTACTAAGATTGAAGTGGGACTCATTGGTTCTTGCACAAATTCTTCCTACGAAGATATTTCCCGTTCTGTGTCTTTGGCGAAACAAGCTTCCGAAAAAAGTCTAGTGCCAAAGGCAGAATTTACAATTACACCAGGCTCTGAACAAGTGCGTTATACGATAGAGCGTGACGGATTCATAGATGTGTTTAATAAAATCGGTGCAAAAGTATTTGCTAATGCTTGTGGTCCTTGTATTGGTCAATGGGCGAGAGCAGGGGCAGAGAAGGCAGAGAAAAATACAATCGTGCATTCGTTTAACCGTAACTTCGCAAAACGCGCTGATGGAAATCCAAACACGTATGCATTCGTTGGCTCTCCTGAGCTTGTTACCGCTCTTGCGATTGCAGGAGATTTAACTTTTAATCCTTTAACAGACAGTTTGAAAAACGAAAAAGGAGAAATGGTAAAACTAGATCCTCCGTATGGCGATGAACTTCCAGCTAAAGGCTTTGATGTAAAAGATGCAGGATACCAAGAGCCAGTCGCTGATGGTTCCGGTGTGCAAGTTGCTGTTAGCCCTACATCCGATCGTTTGCAGTTACTCGATAGTTTCCCCGTTTGGGAAGGAACTGACCTAAAAGGTCTCAAACTTTTAATTAAGGCTAAAGGCAAATGCACAACAGATCATATCTCTATGGCAGGACCTTGGCTCAAGTATCGTGGGCATTTAGATAATATTTCTAACAACATGTTAATTGGTGCTGTGAATTTCTTTAACGAAAAAACTGACAATGTAAAGAACCAATTAACTGGCAGTTACGACGCTGTTCCTAAAGTGCAAAGAGCTTACAAAGCTGCAAACGTTGGCTCGATTGTAGTAGGGGACGAAAACTACGGAGAAGGATCTTCTCGTGAACACGCAGCTATGGAGCCACGTTTTCTCGGAGTGCGTGCGATTCTTGTAAAATCATTTGCCCGTATCCACGAAACCAACTTAAAGAAACAAGGTATGCTTGCTCTTACTTTTGCGAATAAGGATGATTATGCGAAGATTCTAGAAGATGATGCGATTGATATAGTCGGACTTACTTCATTTAAAGAAGGAGTTCCTCTTACTTTAGTTCTAAATCACAAAGACGGATCGAAAGAAGAAATCAAAGTTAATCACACCTACAACGCAAGTCAGATTGAATGGTTTAAAGCAGGTTCTGCGCTTAATATCATTAAGGCTGAGCAGAAATAG
- a CDS encoding nucleotidyltransferase domain-containing protein, which translates to MNTMEYLDTIQDLKLEEIKKILIKNSDPFKIILFGSRSTGEYHKSSDYDICVIKESNIDLNTLEKKLYIDLHDTKEAVDLIVTSPENFDLAKNKQYSVFRVIYNQGKVIYERHR; encoded by the coding sequence ATGAATACTATGGAATATTTAGATACAATTCAGGATTTGAAGTTAGAAGAAATAAAAAAAATCCTAATCAAAAATTCTGATCCTTTTAAAATTATTTTATTTGGTTCGAGGTCTACTGGTGAATATCACAAAAGCAGTGATTATGATATTTGCGTAATCAAAGAATCCAACATCGATCTGAATACATTAGAAAAAAAATTATACATTGATTTGCACGATACAAAGGAAGCGGTAGACTTAATAGTAACCTCTCCTGAAAATTTTGATTTGGCAAAAAATAAACAATACTCCGTCTTTCGAGTTATCTACAACCAAGGGAAAGTTATTTATGAGCGACATAGATAA
- a CDS encoding alpha/beta fold hydrolase, which translates to MELPVGYYQFHKNSFFNYQLNRWYSLGYTVKEEIEQIGLKIETFSDYVKEFSLASQKAIQEDRLKNAAFYLRASEFLIEPDNKDKLPVYEKFLELFDSAFKEENFQRDKVPYKNSFLSAIYFPAQTSSKKGTLIGCGGFDSFIEEFYCIWKYFAMCGYDVIAFEGPGQGGSLRKYNLPFEHDWEKPTSAVLDYFKIKKAIALGISMGGYWILRAGAFEKRITKIIAMPPVYDWLEMTHSFNKKLLQWMLPYKKLMNFFIRLKMNIGTLRHTIHQALFIQKKKDPMDAVDWMLGMNKEHLSSHLIDQDVLLLGGESDAFQPPILLKKQKEALVNAKSVTERIFTKKENASEHCQIGNIGLALQTIADWLG; encoded by the coding sequence ATGGAACTACCTGTTGGATATTATCAATTTCATAAAAATTCTTTTTTCAATTATCAGTTAAATCGTTGGTATTCTCTGGGATATACTGTAAAAGAAGAAATAGAACAAATTGGGTTAAAAATTGAAACTTTTTCTGATTATGTAAAAGAATTTTCCCTAGCAAGTCAAAAAGCAATTCAGGAAGATCGTTTAAAAAATGCGGCTTTTTATTTGCGAGCTAGCGAATTTTTGATCGAGCCGGATAACAAGGATAAACTTCCCGTGTATGAAAAGTTCCTTGAGTTGTTTGACTCTGCTTTTAAAGAAGAGAATTTTCAAAGAGATAAAGTTCCTTACAAGAACAGTTTTTTGTCTGCTATTTATTTTCCAGCCCAAACTAGTTCTAAGAAAGGAACTTTGATAGGATGTGGGGGATTTGATTCTTTTATAGAAGAGTTTTATTGTATCTGGAAATATTTTGCTATGTGCGGTTACGATGTGATAGCCTTTGAAGGACCTGGACAGGGTGGAAGTCTACGTAAATACAATTTGCCATTTGAACATGATTGGGAAAAACCAACTTCTGCGGTTCTTGACTATTTTAAGATAAAAAAAGCTATTGCACTTGGAATTTCTATGGGAGGATACTGGATTTTACGTGCTGGTGCATTTGAAAAAAGAATCACGAAGATTATTGCCATGCCACCCGTTTATGATTGGTTAGAAATGACTCATTCGTTTAACAAAAAATTGCTCCAGTGGATGTTGCCATATAAAAAGCTTATGAATTTTTTTATTCGATTAAAAATGAATATTGGAACACTAAGGCATACAATTCACCAAGCTTTATTTATTCAAAAGAAAAAAGATCCAATGGACGCAGTAGATTGGATGCTTGGAATGAACAAAGAGCATTTGAGTAGCCATTTGATTGACCAAGATGTTTTGCTCCTAGGAGGAGAATCAGATGCGTTTCAACCGCCGATTCTTCTAAAAAAACAAAAGGAAGCTTTGGTGAATGCAAAATCTGTGACAGAAAGAATTTTTACAAAAAAAGAAAATGCGTCAGAGCATTGTCAAATAGGAAATATTGGACTGGCATTACAAACTATCGCCGATTGGCTAGGATAG
- a CDS encoding Uma2 family endonuclease, with amino-acid sequence MELTSKKKTFTSEEYLELERKAEFKSELINGEMYATIEFTRKHNRIALNVASFLNNFLENKPCRIYFADLRVQVSKTGMFTYPDLVITCGKEIMADKRQDTLLNPKCILEILSDSTEKYDRGEKFSHYQNLESLEEYILISQNQTKVESFLRQTDNKWLYQKVEGSESELSIHSVNAKIKLEEIYKNTEELEDNLNS; translated from the coding sequence ATGGAACTTACTTCCAAAAAAAAGACATTCACCTCAGAGGAATACTTAGAACTCGAAAGAAAAGCTGAATTTAAAAGTGAGCTAATCAATGGAGAAATGTATGCAACGATTGAGTTCACTCGCAAACACAATCGTATCGCACTCAATGTTGCCAGTTTTTTAAATAACTTTTTAGAGAACAAACCATGTCGGATTTACTTCGCCGATTTAAGAGTGCAAGTGAGCAAAACAGGAATGTTCACCTACCCCGACTTGGTGATTACTTGCGGAAAGGAAATCATGGCGGACAAAAGACAAGACACTCTTCTCAATCCAAAATGTATTCTAGAAATTTTATCTGACTCGACAGAAAAATACGATCGAGGAGAAAAGTTTTCACACTACCAAAATTTGGAAAGTTTAGAGGAATACATTCTCATTTCCCAAAACCAAACCAAAGTAGAATCTTTCTTACGCCAAACAGATAACAAATGGTTGTATCAAAAAGTAGAAGGTTCAGAAAGCGAACTCTCGATTCATTCAGTCAATGCGAAAATCAAACTGGAAGAAATTTATAAAAATACGGAAGAGTTAGAGGATAATCTGAACTCATAG
- a CDS encoding NgoFVII family restriction endonuclease: MPRIFDNIELKLLPSLVDTLKLSHKAEFCVGYFNLRGWKQLLPYIEGWNGSEENQCKLLIGMNETSPEEDLKNMLSFSNSEITIDRQQLVKFKHKLAMQLREQLTYGTPTHQDEMALRQLVSQLKAKKLVVKLFIKHKLHAKLYLLYRNDPNNPITGFLGSSNLTMAGLANQGELNVDILDHDATIKLQKWFADRWNDNLACIDVSEELIKVILESWAGQEKIPPYHIYLKMAYHLSREARAGFSEFSIPREFKNKLLEFQEKAVQLAAHHLKKRGGVILGDVVGLGKTIMASALVKILKDTDNLRTLIICPKNLVSMWEDYDHKYDLGAKVIPISKIQKELPNLRRYQIVLIDESHSLRNKKARRYKAVFEYIRQNESKCILLSATPYNKTYHDLSNQLRLFIPEDRDIGIRPEIYLKEACGGDINEFYRLHQCSAHSLAAFEKSEFSEDWRELMRLFLVRRTREFIQTNYAKEDPLFKRKFLEFADGTRSYFPDRKPKKCEFKVDEKDPNDTYARLYSVDIVDTINNLHVPRYGLGKYKKKNSTIKPTKEEEIIIANLFNAGKRLMGFCRTNLLKRLESSGKTFLLSLDRHILRNYIYLHAIKYNEPIPIGTQNIEMLNSGVYDDDIEFVDAREASEEDEKLPKEETNTKFDPKTYESKAEEIYKVYKKKYNKYFEWIRPELFEKQLSEDLVADSQALLDILIKKGNWNPQKDEKINSLFKLLTVTHKKEKVLIFTQFADTVYYLQKELTARGLENLDCVTGDTDNPTESAWRFSPESNEKKDYLKQSKLSETRVLITTDVLSEGQNLQDSHIVINFDLPWAIIRLVQRAGRVDRIGQKSEEILCYSFFPAKGIEKIIQLRNRVLLRLRENAEVVGTDELFFEDEAINEIVLGNLYNEKSGILDKENEGDVDFTSYAYQVWKKAISDNPELKRIIEEMPSVVYSTKKIAKANENNPEGVLVYIRTKEGNDSLAYMDMYGNSVTESQLTIFKMAECAPNEPVLERHHEHHSLTEIGVKRIFEDEKRLGGSLGRTTSPRFRAYDRMKAFFQKVSGEYLSKLEKAIDELYQYPLTESTTDLLSAKLKGGISDEELADLLIHLKDDNRLCITTEDVDFHEPRIICSMGLKK, from the coding sequence ATGCCAAGAATATTTGATAACATAGAATTAAAACTATTACCCTCACTTGTTGATACTCTTAAATTATCTCATAAAGCTGAGTTTTGTGTCGGATATTTTAACTTACGAGGTTGGAAACAACTTCTTCCCTATATAGAAGGATGGAATGGCTCTGAGGAAAATCAATGTAAACTCCTTATTGGTATGAATGAAACATCACCTGAAGAAGATTTGAAAAATATGCTGAGTTTTTCAAATAGTGAAATTACAATTGATAGACAACAATTAGTAAAATTTAAGCATAAGTTAGCAATGCAATTAAGGGAGCAGCTAACATACGGGACCCCAACTCACCAGGATGAGATGGCATTGCGTCAATTAGTGTCTCAATTGAAAGCTAAGAAGCTTGTCGTAAAACTTTTTATTAAACATAAACTTCATGCAAAATTATATCTTCTTTATCGAAATGATCCTAATAATCCAATTACAGGATTTTTAGGTAGTAGCAATTTAACAATGGCAGGGCTTGCGAACCAAGGGGAGTTAAATGTAGATATTTTAGATCATGATGCAACAATCAAATTACAAAAGTGGTTTGCAGATCGTTGGAATGATAACCTTGCTTGTATTGATGTTAGCGAAGAACTAATCAAAGTTATCCTTGAAAGTTGGGCAGGACAGGAAAAAATTCCCCCTTATCATATTTACTTAAAAATGGCATACCATTTATCCAGAGAAGCAAGAGCGGGTTTTTCTGAGTTTTCTATTCCGAGAGAATTTAAAAATAAGCTTTTAGAATTTCAAGAAAAGGCAGTTCAACTTGCAGCTCATCATCTTAAAAAAAGAGGTGGTGTTATTCTTGGTGATGTAGTAGGGCTTGGAAAAACGATCATGGCTAGTGCTCTTGTGAAGATTTTAAAAGACACTGACAATCTGCGCACACTTATTATTTGCCCCAAAAACCTAGTCTCTATGTGGGAGGACTATGACCATAAGTATGATCTAGGAGCAAAAGTAATTCCAATCAGTAAGATACAAAAAGAATTACCAAACTTACGAAGGTATCAGATTGTTCTCATAGATGAAAGCCATTCTCTGCGAAATAAAAAAGCAAGAAGGTATAAAGCTGTATTCGAATACATTCGTCAAAACGAGAGCAAATGCATATTACTCTCTGCAACGCCTTATAATAAAACCTACCACGATCTTTCTAATCAGTTGAGACTCTTTATCCCAGAAGATAGAGATATTGGTATACGACCTGAAATCTATTTAAAAGAAGCTTGCGGTGGAGATATAAATGAATTCTATCGACTGCACCAGTGCTCCGCTCACTCCCTTGCCGCTTTTGAAAAGAGTGAATTTTCCGAAGACTGGAGAGAATTAATGCGTTTATTCTTAGTTAGGCGCACCCGTGAATTCATTCAAACTAATTACGCAAAAGAAGACCCTTTATTCAAACGTAAGTTCTTAGAATTTGCGGACGGAACTAGGTCTTACTTTCCTGATCGTAAACCTAAGAAATGCGAATTTAAAGTCGATGAAAAAGACCCGAATGACACTTATGCTAGATTGTATTCAGTAGATATAGTGGATACTATTAATAATTTGCATGTTCCTAGATATGGATTAGGCAAATATAAAAAGAAAAATTCTACTATAAAGCCAACGAAGGAAGAAGAAATCATAATCGCTAATTTGTTCAATGCCGGTAAAAGGCTAATGGGATTTTGTCGCACAAATCTTTTAAAGAGATTAGAAAGTAGCGGAAAGACTTTCTTACTTTCTCTTGATCGTCATATTCTTAGAAACTATATCTATCTTCATGCTATAAAATATAATGAACCTATACCTATCGGAACTCAAAATATTGAAATGTTAAATTCAGGTGTTTATGATGATGACATAGAATTCGTAGATGCGCGAGAAGCCTCAGAGGAAGATGAAAAACTCCCTAAGGAAGAAACCAATACTAAATTTGATCCAAAAACCTACGAAAGTAAGGCAGAAGAAATCTATAAAGTTTATAAAAAGAAATACAACAAATACTTTGAATGGATTCGTCCTGAGTTATTCGAAAAGCAATTATCAGAAGACTTAGTTGCAGATTCTCAGGCTCTCTTAGACATTCTGATTAAGAAAGGCAATTGGAATCCCCAAAAAGATGAAAAGATAAATTCTCTTTTTAAACTTCTAACAGTAACCCATAAGAAAGAGAAAGTTCTCATCTTCACTCAATTTGCGGATACTGTCTATTATTTACAAAAAGAATTAACTGCAAGAGGCTTGGAAAATTTAGATTGTGTCACTGGAGATACTGATAATCCTACGGAATCAGCTTGGAGATTTTCCCCTGAAAGTAATGAAAAAAAAGACTATCTAAAACAAAGTAAACTTTCAGAAACGCGAGTTTTAATTACAACAGATGTACTAAGTGAGGGTCAGAATTTACAAGATAGTCATATTGTGATTAACTTTGATTTGCCTTGGGCTATCATTCGATTAGTGCAAAGAGCCGGACGTGTGGATCGTATAGGACAGAAATCAGAGGAAATTCTATGTTATTCATTTTTCCCAGCAAAGGGAATTGAAAAGATTATCCAACTTAGAAATAGAGTATTGCTACGGTTAAGGGAAAATGCGGAAGTAGTTGGAACCGATGAATTATTTTTTGAAGATGAAGCCATTAATGAAATTGTTTTAGGTAATCTATACAATGAAAAGTCTGGAATCTTGGACAAAGAAAATGAAGGAGATGTAGATTTTACCTCCTATGCCTATCAGGTTTGGAAGAAAGCCATTTCCGATAATCCTGAATTAAAGCGGATAATAGAAGAAATGCCTTCTGTTGTATATTCGACAAAGAAGATAGCGAAGGCTAATGAGAATAATCCAGAGGGTGTATTAGTTTATATTCGCACGAAAGAAGGCAACGATTCATTAGCCTATATGGATATGTATGGAAACAGTGTAACCGAATCACAACTTACTATTTTTAAAATGGCTGAATGCGCACCAAATGAGCCTGTGCTTGAACGTCATCATGAACACCATTCTTTAACTGAGATTGGAGTAAAAAGAATTTTTGAAGATGAAAAAAGACTTGGTGGTAGTTTAGGTAGAACAACTTCTCCTAGATTTAGAGCTTATGATAGAATGAAAGCATTCTTTCAAAAAGTAAGTGGTGAATATTTATCTAAATTAGAAAAAGCAATTGATGAATTATATCAGTATCCTCTCACTGAATCGACTACTGACTTGTTATCCGCAAAACTGAAAGGTGGAATATCGGATGAAGAACTGGCTGATTTACTCATTCATTTGAAGGATGATAATAGACTTTGCATTACAACAGAGGATGTGGATTTTCATGAACCAAGAATTATATGCTCGATGGGGCTAAAGAAATAG
- the dinD gene encoding DNA damage-inducible protein D has translation MKKELITELFEKFEQACYIFNEIECWSARELQEILGYSKWDNFLNVVEKSKQSCLNAGFNVSDHFADVGKMVGIGSGSQRKIDDIALTRYACYLIAQNGDPSKTEIAFAQTYFAVQTRKQEVIEKRLLDVERVIAREKLSRSEKKLSGILYERGVDDKGFAVIRSKGDQALFGGYNTNEMKRKLMVPDNRPLADFLPTLTIKAKDFATELTSHNVTEKELRGSEKISKEHVDNNKAVRKILLERGVKPESLPASEDVKKVKQRLVKEEKKISKKKSISKKIKSHKKG, from the coding sequence ATGAAGAAAGAACTGATTACCGAATTATTTGAAAAGTTTGAACAAGCTTGTTATATATTTAATGAAATTGAGTGTTGGAGTGCAAGAGAATTACAAGAAATCTTAGGCTACAGTAAGTGGGATAATTTTTTAAATGTAGTAGAGAAATCAAAACAATCATGTTTAAACGCAGGATTCAATGTCAGTGACCATTTTGCCGATGTCGGGAAAATGGTTGGCATTGGAAGCGGTTCTCAGAGAAAAATAGATGATATAGCACTAACACGATATGCATGTTATCTAATCGCGCAAAATGGAGATCCATCCAAAACAGAAATCGCATTTGCTCAAACCTATTTTGCAGTTCAGACAAGAAAGCAAGAAGTAATAGAAAAAAGGTTATTAGATGTTGAAAGAGTTATTGCGAGAGAAAAACTTTCCAGATCAGAAAAGAAACTTTCTGGAATATTGTATGAAAGAGGAGTAGATGATAAGGGATTTGCTGTTATCCGCTCAAAAGGAGACCAAGCTCTTTTCGGTGGATATAACACGAATGAAATGAAAAGAAAACTTATGGTTCCCGATAATCGTCCTTTAGCAGATTTTCTTCCTACACTTACAATCAAAGCAAAAGATTTTGCAACTGAACTAACAAGTCATAATGTTACCGAAAAGGAATTAAGAGGCTCAGAAAAAATTTCAAAAGAACATGTGGATAATAACAAAGCTGTTCGAAAAATTTTATTAGAAAGAGGTGTAAAACCAGAAAGCCTACCTGCCTCAGAAGATGTAAAGAAAGTAAAACAGAGATTGGTAAAAGAAGAAAAGAAAATTTCAAAGAAAAAATCAATTTCAAAAAAGATAAAATCTCACAAGAAAGGTTAA